From Methylococcus capsulatus:
CCCGATAGAACGCCGAATCCGGACTGGGGCGACCCATCAGGGCGGAAACGCGACCGATACGCTCGGCCTTTCTGCCTTCCTTCTTTTCAAAAGCGGTCTGAAACTTTTCCACTGCGTTCGGACCACCGCGCTCGCCGGCCAGTTCCTCGAGCACCGACTGGGTCGCGGTACTATCGAAGGGGACCGGCCCCGGCTCCTCCTCCGGCGACCACCGGAAACCCAGCTTCCCGGCCACGGCCCGCCTCACCTGTAAGGACTTCAGCGCACGTCCGTCCAACTCCGGATCGAACCCGCCCTGCACTTCCAGATCGAGTTGCGGACGCTGGACCAAAACGATCATGATATTGTTGAGCTTCTCCAGTTCAGGTGGCGCGATGTCGGCGCTGCCGGGCTCGAACAGCACGCCCCCCATGTCTTCGCCGTCGCCAACAAACAGGCGGCCCAAGGCTCTGAACGGCGCGGTCACCGTCCTGGTGATCACGTTGACGAAAGCCTCCCAGATCACTTTTCCATAATCGAACCTGGGATTGCCGAGATCGCCCTCGACGGGAACCGATACGTCGATCTTGCCGTCGCCGTCGGTCAGCAGCGCGACCGCCAGGTCGAGCGGCAGCGAAACCGCCTTGGGGCTCTCGATCCGCTCGCCCAGGGCGAACCGTTCCAATACGATCCGGTTGTCGTTCTTCAGCCGGCCGTCTTCGATCTGGTAACGGATGTCCAGGTTGAGCTTGCCCGAAGTGATTTCCCGGCCGGCAAAGGTCGCGCTGTAGGGCGACAGAGACGGCATGTCCACATTGCGGAACGCCACGCTGACGTCGCCGAAATGTTTCGGCGCCAGGGGGCTCAGCTGACCATAGACGTTGACCGCGCCGTAGCGGTCGACCTGCCCGTGGAACTGGAGCATCGTCCGCGCCTCGGGCCGGGTCGAAAGGCCCGCCGCGGTACCGAAAAAATCATGGATCCGGGTGGCGAAGGGGAGGACGAGCGACCTATCGCTGAAATCGATGTCGCCCTTCTCGACACGAACGGCTTCCACCGTGACGAGCCACGGCTTGGACTGTTCCGTCCGGCGCCGGCCTTCGACGGCTTTCGGTGCCGCGCCGGGCGGCCGGTCGCCGGCGAAAATCCTCTGGATGTTGGTCGAGCGATCCTCGAAGATCTCCATGTTCCAGCCCGGCTCGGCGATGCGCACATGTTTGACTGCCAGCCGCCTTTCCGCCAGTCCGAAGTCGAGCATTTCAGCGGACAAATTCTTCCACGACAGGAAACGCTTGCCGGTGGCGGTCTCTTTCACGAGCAGCCCGCCCACGCTCAAATCGCCCTTGGCCTTCAAGGCCGTGCCGGTATCCTGCCGGTAACCGAATTCGAGTTGCGCCGACAAATCCCCGCTTTCGAGCTTGAGGCCCGAGAAGCGGGCCAGCAGGGGATGGAGCGATTTGAGATCGATCCGCCCCAGCCGGACCTCCCCATCGGCCTGGTCCAGCCTTTGGGACAGCGAACCCGACGCCTTGAACTCCCCGCCCTGCCTGACCGCGAATGCCGCGTCGAACGTCATGGGCGTATCCACGCCGCTGGCGACCGGCCCCAAGCTCAGCTGCAGATTTTCCAGGTCGTAGGCGATCGCCGGGGTGAAGGTTCGGTCGGCCATGGCCAAAGCGAAATCCTGCAGAACGACCTGCTGCACTGCGTAGCGCCATGCCCCCGCCTCCGGCGGCTCCGGAGGACGACTCGCGCTGGCCTTGGGCGCCAGCGCCTCCGCCGGCATGATGCCGCCCGCCGTCTCGCGCACGATGCGGGTGCCGCCGCCTTTCAGCGTAATCCGGCCGATCGCGGCTTCGCGTTTGGCCAGATCCAGATTTGCGTCCTCGACCGTGAGCGATTCCAGGGTCGCCAGGTCTTCCCGCTGCCCCGAGACACCGGCCGCGGTCAGCCCGATGTTGTCCATCCGGATTGTCAGGCGGTTTATCGCCGCCTTC
This genomic window contains:
- a CDS encoding DUF748 domain-containing protein, with the protein product MTFLPQWLRTPWSKAFAAVLALIGLYAVLGFLLLPKLAEQFAPELAARYLKRQLSIAEVSFNPFRFSLELRGGALAEVSGEPLLSFARLFLDLDPVGLLDNTWTFSEALVERPSVDLVVDAEGRLNLAKLGNELPESAEPGKREGQPLAVTFKHLSMVGGKVRFADRSRTAPFDETFDSIDIEVADLSTLPEAQGTQHVTAKFRERGILDWRGRVSINPPYAEGELRVGNVPLAALWPFVKERLALAEPVGELGCVAHYRLAEGPAGLALSVSGLNAQIEGLKLTPEGGSEPILDLARIEAKEVGFDQGNRLVRVPKFEIREGRLRAAVDEAGEIDWLKLSRSDALAAAPPVSKDQPEPPWRVGVGAFSMAEIAVDYADATRRAPVRLGVGALELSFAADMEVGAEDWKAAINRLTIRMDNIGLTAAGVSGQREDLATLESLTVEDANLDLAKREAAIGRITLKGGGTRIVRETAGGIMPAEALAPKASASRPPEPPEAGAWRYAVQQVVLQDFALAMADRTFTPAIAYDLENLQLSLGPVASGVDTPMTFDAAFAVRQGGEFKASGSLSQRLDQADGEVRLGRIDLKSLHPLLARFSGLKLESGDLSAQLEFGYRQDTGTALKAKGDLSVGGLLVKETATGKRFLSWKNLSAEMLDFGLAERRLAVKHVRIAEPGWNMEIFEDRSTNIQRIFAGDRPPGAAPKAVEGRRRTEQSKPWLVTVEAVRVEKGDIDFSDRSLVLPFATRIHDFFGTAAGLSTRPEARTMLQFHGQVDRYGAVNVYGQLSPLAPKHFGDVSVAFRNVDMPSLSPYSATFAGREITSGKLNLDIRYQIEDGRLKNDNRIVLERFALGERIESPKAVSLPLDLAVALLTDGDGKIDVSVPVEGDLGNPRFDYGKVIWEAFVNVITRTVTAPFRALGRLFVGDGEDMGGVLFEPGSADIAPPELEKLNNIMIVLVQRPQLDLEVQGGFDPELDGRALKSLQVRRAVAGKLGFRWSPEEEPGPVPFDSTATQSVLEELAGERGGPNAVEKFQTAFEKKEGRKAERIGRVSALMGRPSPDSAFYRALFDYLVETAPLSAQDLATLAGRRAQAVASVLTQRGALDSGRIQIGETASGDVRDGRIVIRLAVKPAGG